In Felis catus isolate Fca126 chromosome E1, F.catus_Fca126_mat1.0, whole genome shotgun sequence, the following proteins share a genomic window:
- the FASN gene encoding fatty acid synthase isoform X1, translating to MEEVVIAGMSGKLPESENMEEFWANLIGGVDMVTDDDRRWKAGLYGLPKRTGKLKDLSKFDASFFGVHPKQAHTMDPQLRLLLEVTYEAILDGGINPATLRGTHTGVWVGVSGSEASEALSRDPETLVGYSMVGCQRAMMANRLSFFFDFKGPSIALDTACSSSLLALQNAYQAIRRGECPAAIVGGLNLLLKPNTSVQFMKLGMLSPDGICKAFDESGDGYCRAEAVVAVLLTKKSLARRVYATILNAGTNTDGCKEQGVTFPSGEVQEQLIRSLYEPAGLSPESLEYIEAHGTGTKVGDPQELNGIARALCPSRQEPLLIGSTKSNMGHPEPASGLAALAKVLLSLEHGLWAPNLHFRSPNTKIPALQDGRLQVVQQPLPVRGGNVCINSFGFGGSNVHVILRPNMRPPLAPTRHASLPRLLRASGRTPEAVHCLLEQGRRHSQDLAFVSMLNDIAAISPTAMPFRGYTVLGGKGGSQEVQLVAAGKRPLWFICSGMGAQWCGMGLSLMRLGSFRDSILRSDEAVKPLGLQVSELLLSTDEATFDDIIHAFVSLTAIQIALIDLLNSMGLRPDGIIGHSLGEVACGYADGCLSQEEAILAAYWRGQCIKETNIPPGTMAAVGLSWEECKQRCPPGVVPACHNSEDTVTISGPQAEVAAFVAELKREGVFAKEVRTGGMAFHSYFMDSIAPTLLQALKKVIREPRPRSARWLSTSIPEAQWQGSLARTFSAEYNVNNLVSPVLFQEALWHVPGDAVVLEIAPHALLQAVLKRGLKSSCTIVPLMKKDQRDNLEFFLSNVGKLHLLGFDVNPNGLLPPVEFPVPRGTPLISPHIKWDHSQTWDVPTAKDFPSGSSGSSASTVCNISISPESPDHYLADHCIDGRVLFPATGYLCLVWKTLARTLSQNMEQVPVVFEDVTLHQATVLPKTGTVPLEVRLLQASRTFEVSENGNLIVSGKVYQWEDPDTKLFDSRDGLDATDPMATFHLSQRDVYKELRLRGYDYGPHFQGILEANLEGNAGRLLWKNNWVTFLDAMLQTSILGLAQRGLRLPTRITSVRIDPATHQRRVYSLQGEAQAVNVLVNRCLNSTVAGGVLVSGLHASMAPRRQQEQFAPILEKFCFTPHTEEGLLAGDAALQEGLQLCRGLAQALQTKVAQQGLKMVVSGLDGAQAPQEPPKQGLPRLLAAACQLQLNGGLQLELGQLLAQQRPLLQDDPLLSGLLASPALKACVDTALENMPSLKMKVVEVLAGDGRLYSHIPALLNTQPMLQLEYTATDRHPQALEAVQAKLQQHGIAQGQWDPADHAPGSLGSADLLLCNCAVASLSDPAVAVGNMGAALKEGGFLLLHALLKGHPLGETVAFLTCPEPQRGQQSLLSQDQWESLFAGASLHLVALKKSFYGSVLFLCRRPVLWDSPVFLPVEDPSFQWVNSLKNILADSSQQPVWLTATSCPDSGIVGLVNCLRREPGGHRIRCVLVSNLSSTSSTPSLDPGSSELQKVLRGDLVMNVYRDGAWGAFRHFPLERGLPEEQTEHAFVNVLTRGDLSSIRWVCSPLRHTQLTGPGTHLCAVYYASLNFRDIMLATGKLSPDAIPGKWARHDCLLGMEFSGRDASGKRVMGLVPAEGLATSVLLSQDFLWEVPSSWTLEEAASVPVVYTTAYYSLVVRGRVQPGETVLIHSGSGGVGQAAIAIALSLGCRVFTTVGSAEKRAYLQARFPQLDDTSFANSRDTSFEQHVLRHTAGKGVDLVLNSLAEEKLQASVRCLAQHGRFLEIGKFDLSNNHLLGMAVFLKNVTFHGVLLDSLMDEGGNSWQEVAALLKAGIRDGVVQPLKCTVFPKDRVEDAFRYMAQGKHIGKVVVQVRREEPEAVLRETGPTLMAAVSKTYCPAHKSYVITGGLGGLGLELAQWLVLRGARKLVLTSRSGIRTGYQAKQVREWRRQGIQVLVSTSNASSLDGAQSLIDEATQLGPVGGVFNLAVVLRDAMLENQTPELFEDVVRPKYSGTVNLDRVTRAACPELDYFVAFSSVSCGRGNAGQTNYGFANSTMERVCEKRQHDGLPGLAIQWGAVGDVGIVLESMGSNDVVIGGTLPQRIASCLEVLDVFLNQPHPVLSSFVLAEKKATAHNDSSSRQDPMEAVAHILGIRDLATVNLDSSLADLGLDSLMGVEVRQMLEREHDLVMSMRDIRQLTLRKLQELSSKAGTANELAAPTPKEDTPAGQQAQLNLSTLLVNPEGPTLTRLNSVQSSERPLFLVHPIEGSITVFRSLASKLSIPTYGLQCTRAAPLDSIQSLAAYYIECIRQVQPEGPYRIAGYSYGACVAFEMCSQLQAAQQGPTPAHNSLFLFDGSHTYVLAYTQSYRAKLTPGCEAEAEAEAMCFFVQQFTDMEHNRVLEALLPLKGLEERVAATVDLITRSHAGLDPRELSFAARSFYHKLRAAEQYIPRDTYHGNVTLLRTKTGSVYGEGLGADYNLSQVCDGKVSVHVIEGDHRTLLEGSGLETILSIIHSSLAEPRVSVREG from the exons ATGGAGGAAGTTGTGATTGCTGGCATGTCCGGGAAGCTGCCCGAGTCGGAGAACATGGAGGAGTTCTGGGCCAACCTCATCGGCGGCGTGGACATGGTGACAGACGATGACAGGAGGTGGAAGGCAG GACTCTACGGCCTGCCCAAGCGTACCGGCAAGCTAAAGGACCTGTCCAAGTTCGATGCCTCCTTCTTCGGGGTCCACCCAAAGCAGGCTCACACGATGGACCCCCAGCTGCGCTTGCTCCTGGAAGTCACCTACGAGGCCATCCTGGATGGAG GCATCAACCCGGCTACCCTGCGAGGGACACACACAGGCGTCTGGGTGGGCGTGAGCGGCTCGGAGGCCTCAGAGGCTCTGAGCCGAGACCCCGAGACTCTCGTGGGCTACAGCATGGTGGGCTGCCAGCGGGCTATGATGGCCAACCGCCTCTCcttcttctttgattttaaag GGCCCAGCATCGCTCTGGACACGGCCTGCtcctccagcctgctggccctTCAGAACGCCTACCAGGCCATCCGCAGGGGAGAGTGCCCCGCGGCCATCGTGGGCGGCCTCAACCTCCTGCTCAAGCCCAACACCTCCGTGCAGTTCATGAAGCTCGGCATGCTGAGCCCCGACGGAATCTGCAAGGCCTTCGACGAGTCCG GGGACGGCTACTGCCGTGCGGAGGCCGTGGTGGCCGTCCTGCTGACCAAGAAGTCCCTGGCCCGGCGTGTGTATGCCACCATCCTCAATGCAGGCACCAACACGGATGGCTGCAAGGAGCAAG GTGTGACCTTTCCCTCCGGGGAAGTACAAGAACAGCTCATCCGCTCGCTGTACGAGCCGGCTGGGTTGAGCCCAGAGTCCCTCGAGTATATCGAAGCCCACGGCACAGGGACCAAG GTGGGGGACCCCCAGGAGCTGAACGGCATTGCCCGAGCCCTGTGTCCCTCCCGCCAGGAGCCCCTGCTGATCGGGTCCACCAAGTCGAACATGGGGcacccggagcccgcttcggggcTCGCGGCTCTGGCCAAG GTGCTGCTGTCCCTGGAGCATGGGCTCTGGGCCCCCAACCTGCACTTCCGGAGCCCGAACACCAAGATCCCCGCGCTCCAGGATGGACGGCTGCAGGTGGTGCAGCAGCCCCTGCCCGTCCGCGGAGGCAACGTGTGTATCAATTCGTTCGGCTTCGGCGGCTCCAACGTGCACGTCATTCTCCGGCCCAATATGCGGCCGCCCTTGGCACCCACCCGGCACGCCTCTCTGCCCCGTCTGCTGCGGGCCAGCGGACGCACCCCGGAGGCCGTGCACTGCCTGCTGGAGCAAGGCCGCCGGCACAGCCAGGACCTGGCCTTCGTGAGCATGCTCAATGACATCGCGGCCATCTCCCCCACCGCCATGCCCTTCCGGGGCTACACCGTGCTGGGTGGCAAGGGCGGCAGCCAGGAGGTACAGCTGGTGGCCGCTGGCAAGCGTCCGCTCTGGTTCATCTGCTCGG GGATGGGCGCACAGTGGTGCGggatgggattgagcctcatgcGCCTGGGCAGCTTCCGGGACTCCATCCTGCGCTCCGACGAGGCCGTGAAGCCCTTGGGACTGCAGGTGTCTGAGTTGCTGCTGAGCACAGACGAGGCCACCTTTGACGACATCATCCACGCCTTCGTGAGCCTCACCGCCATCCAG atcGCCCTCATAGACCTGCTGAACTCCATGGGTCTGCGGCCCGACGGAATCATCGGGCACTCCCTGGGTGAGGTGGCCTGTGGCTACGCAGATGGCTGCCTTTCTCAGGAGGAGGCCATCCTCGCCGCCTACTGGAGGGGCCAGTGCATCAAGGAGACCAACATCCCACCGGGGACCATGGCGGCCGTCG GCCTGTCCTGGGAGGAGTGTAAGCAGCGCTGCCCCCCTGGTGTCGTGCCCGCCTGCCACAACTCTGAGGACACAGTGACCATCTCGGGACCGCAG GCTGAGGTGGCTGCGTTCGTGGCGGAGCTGAAGCGGGAGGGTGTGTTTGCCAAGGAGGTGCGGACGGGCGGCATGGCCTTCCACTCCTACTTCATGGACTCCATCGCCCCCACGTTGCTTCAGGCCCTCAAGAAG GTGATCCGGGAGCCGCGGCCCCGCTCGGCACGCTGGCTCAGTACTTCCATCCCCGAGGCCCAGTGGCAGGGCAGCCTGGCCCGCACGTTCTCGGCGGAGTATAACGTCAACAATCTGGTGAGCCCCGTGCTGTTCCAGGAGGCGCTGTGGCATGTGCCCGGGGACGCCGTGGTGTTGGAGATCGCCCCCCATGCGCTGCTGCAG GCCGTCCTTAAGAGAGGCCTGAAGTCCAGCTGTACCATCGTCCCTCTGATGAAGAAGGACCAAAGAGACAACCTGGAGTTCTTCCTCAGCAACGTGGGCAAGTTGCACCTGCTGGG cttcgaTGTCAACCCCAATGGCCTGCTTCCACCCGTGGAGTTCCCGGTGCCCCGGGGCACTCCTCTCATCTCCCCTCACATCAAGTGGGACCACAGTCAGACCTGGGACGTCCCCACCGCCAAGGACTTCCCCAGCGGCTCCAGTGGCTCCTCTGCCTCCACCGTCTGCAACATCA GCATCAGCCCTGAATCCCCTGACCACTACCTGGCGGACCACTGCATCGACGGCCGCGTCCTCTTCCCCGCCACCGGCTACCTGTGCCTGGTCTGGAAGACTCTGGCACGGACCTTGAGTCAAAACATGGAACAAGTACCCGTGGTGTTTGAGGACGTGACACTGCACCAGGCTACCGTCCTACCCAAGACCG GGACCGTGCCCCTGGAAGTGCGGCTCCTACAGGCTTCCCGCACCTTCGAGGTGTCTGAGAACGGCAACCTGATAGTGAGCG GGAAGGTTTACCAGTGGGAGGACCCCGACACCAAGCTGTTCGACAGCCGGGACGGCCTGGACGCCACGGACCCCATGGCTACGTTCCACCTGAGCCAGAGGGACGTGTACAAAGAGTTGAGGCTGCGTGGCTATGACTACGGCCCTCACTTTCAAGGCATCCTCGAGGCCAACCTCGAAG GCAACGCGGGCCGGCTGCTGTGGAAGAACAACTGGGTGACGTTCCTGGACGCCATGCTGCAGACATCCATCCTGGGCCTGGCCCAGCGCGGCCTGCGTCTGCCCACCCGCATCACCTCCGTCCGCATCGACCCCGCCACCCACCAGCGCAGGGTGTACTCGCTGCAGGGCGAGGCCCAAG CGGTCAACGTGCTGGTGAACCGTTGTCTGAACAGCACGGTGGCCGGCGGCGTCCTCGTCTCGGGCCTCCACGCCTCGATGGCCCCACGGCGGCAGCAGGAGCAGTTTGCACCCATCCTGGAGAAGTTCTGCTTCACGCCGCACACggaggaggggctcctggctggagACGCGGCCCTGCAGGAGGGGCTGCAGCTGTGCAGGG GGCTGGCACAGGCGCTGCAGACCAAGGTGGCCCAGCAGGGGCTGAAGATGGTGGTGTCTGGGCTGGACGGGGCCCAGGCCCCCCAGGAGCCTCCAAAGCAAGGCCTGCCCCGGCTGCTGGCGGCCGCCTGCCAGCTGCAGCTCAACGGGGGCCTCCAGCTGGAGCTGGGCCAGCTGCTGGCCCAACAGAGGCCCCTGCTGCAGGACGACCCCCTGCTCAGCGGCCTCCTCGCTTCCCCGGCGCTCAAGGCCTGCGTGGACACCGCCCTGGAGAACATGCCCAGCCTCAAGATGAAGGTCGTGGAG GTGCTGGCTGGCGATGGCCGCCTGTATTCTCACATCCCAGCGCTGCTTAACACCCAGCCCATGCTGCAGCTGGAGTACACGGCCACTGACCGCCACCCTCAGGCCCTGGAGGCCGTGCAGGCCAAGCTGCAGCAGCACGGCATAGCCCAGGGCCAGTGGGACCCTGCGGACCACGCCCCTGGCAGCCTGGGCTCGGCTGATCTCCTCCTGTGTAACTGTGCCGTGGCCAGCCTCAGTGACCCGGCCGTGGCCGTTGGCAACATGGGGGCCGCTCTCAAGGAGGGCGGCTTCCTGCTGCTGCACGCTCTGCTCAAAGGACACCCCCTTGGAGAGACGGTCGCCTTCCTCACCTGCCCCGAGCCGCAGCGAGGCCAGCAGAGCCTCCTAAGCcag GACCAGTGGGAGAGTCTGTTTGCCGGGGCGTCCCTGCACCTGGTGGCCCTGAAGAAGTCCTTCTATGGCTCTGTGCTCTTCCTGTGCCGTCGGCCGGTCCTATGGGACAGCCCTGTCTTCTTGCCTGTAGAGGACCCCAGTTTCCAGTGGGTGAACTCCCTGAAG AACATTTTGGCCGACTCCTCCCAGCAGCCCGTGTGGCTAACAGCCACCAGCTGCCCCGACTCAGGCATCGTGGGCTTGGTGAACTGTCTCCGCAGAGAGCCTGGCGGGCACCGGATTCG GTGCGTCCTGGTGTCCAACCTCAGCAGCACGTCCAGCACCCCCAGTTTGGACCCCGGCTCCTCGGAGCTGCAGAAGGTGCTACGGGGGGACCTCGTGATGAATGTCTACCGAGACGGCGCCTGGGGGGCCTTCCGCCATTTCCCCCTGGAGCGCG GCCTGCCGGAGGAGCAGACCGAGCACGCCTTCGTGAACGTCCTCACGCGGGGCGACCTCTCCTCCATCCGCTGGGTCTGCTCCCCTCTGCGCCACACCCAGCTCACCGGCCCCGGCACCCATCTCTGTGCCGTCTACTATGCCTCCCTCAACTTCAGAGACATCATGCTGGCCACGGGCAAGCTGTCCCCTGACGCCATCCCAG GGAAGTGGGCCCGCCACGACTGTTTGCTGGGCATGGAGTTCTCTGGCCGAGACGCCAGCGGCAAGCGTGTCATGGGGCTGGTGCCCGCCGAAGGCCTGGCTACCTCCGTCCTGCTCTCTCAGGACTTCCTGTGGGAGGTGCCCTCCAGCTG GACCCTAGAGGAGGCGGCTTCGGTGCCTGTGGTCTACACCACCGCCTACTACTCGCTGGTGGTGCGGGGGCGTGTGCAGCCCGGGGAGACGGTGCTCATCCACTCAGGCTCGGGCGGCGTGGGCCAGGCCGCCATCGCCATCGCCCTCAGCCTGGGCTGCCGCGTCTTCACTACCGTGG GGTCGGCCGAGAAGCGGGCGTACCTCCAGGCCAGGTTCCCCCAGCTCGACGACACCAGCTTCGCCAACTCCCGGGACACGTCCTTTGAACAGCATGTGCTGCGGCACACAGCAGGGAAGG gtgTGGACCTGGTCCTGAATTCTCTGGCGGAAGAAAAGCTACAGGCCAGCGTGCGGTGCCTGGCCCAGCACGGCCGGTTCCTGGAAATCGGCAAATTCGACCTTTCGAACAACCACCTGCTGG GCATGGCCGTCTTCCTGAAGAACGTGACCTTCCACGGGGTTCTGCTGGACTCGCTCATGGATGAAGGTGGGAACAGCTGGCAGGAGGTGGCTGCGCTGCTGAAGGCGGGCATCCGGGACGGTGTGGTGCAGCCCCTCAAGTGCACCGTGTTCCCCAAGGACCGGGTGGAGGACGCCTTCCGCTACATGGCTCAAGGGAAACACATCGGCAAAGTGGTCGTCCAG GTGCGCAGGGAGGAGCCGGAGGCGGTGCTGCGGGAGACGGGTCCCACCCTGATGGCCGCCGTGTCCAAGACCTACTGCCCGGCCCACAAGAGCTATGTCATCACCGGGGGCCTGGGCGGCCTCGGCCTGGAGCTGGCCCAGTGGCTTGTGCTGCGAGGGGCCCGGAAACTCGTGCTGACCTCTCGCTCTGGGATCCGCACAG GCTACCAGGCCAAGCAGGTCCGTGAGTGGAGGCGCCAGGGCATACAGGTCCTGGTGTCCACCAGCAATGCCAGCTCGCTGGATGGGGCCCAGAGCCTCATCGATGAGGCCACGCAGCTGGGGCCCGTGGGAGGCGTCTTTAACCTGGCCGTG GTCCTGAGAGACGCCATGCTGGAGAACCAAACCCCTGAGCTCTTTGAGGACGTCGTCAGGCCCAAGTACAGCGGCACCGTGAACCTGGACAG GGTGACCCGAGCTGCGTGCCCCGAGCTGGACTACTTTGTGGCCTTCTCCTCCGTGAGCTGCGGGCGCGGCAACGCCGGCCAGACCAACTACGGCTTCGCCAACTCCACCATGGAGCGCGTGTGTGAGAAGCGCCAGCACGACGGCCTCCCGG GCCTCGCCATTCAGTGGGGCGCCGTCGGTGACGTGGGCATCGTCCTGGAGTCCATGGGCTCCAACGATGTGGTCATCGGCGGGACGCTGCCGCAGCGGATTGCCTCCTGCTTGGAGGTGCTGGACGTCTTCCTGAACCAGCCCCACCCCGTCCTGAGCAGCTTTGTGCTGGCCGAGAAGAAGGCCACCGCCCACAATGACAGCAGTAGCCGGCAGGACCCGATGGAGGCCGTGGCCCACATCCTGG GCATTCGAGACTTGGCCACCGTCAACCTGGACAGCTCGCTGGCAGACCTGGGCCTGGACTCGCTCATGGGCGTGGAGGTGCGCCAGATGTTGGAGCGCGAGCACGACCTGGTGATGTCCATGCGGGACATCCGGCAGCTCACGCTCCGGAAGTTGCAGGAGCTTTCCTCGAAGGCTGGCACAGCTAATG AGCTGGCAGCCCCCACACCCAAGGAGGACACCCCTGCCGGCCAGCAGGCCCAGCTGAACCTCAGCACCCTGCTGGTGAACCCCGAGGGCCCGACCCTGACACGGCTCAACTCGGTGCAGAGCTCGGAGCGCCCCTTGTTCCTGGTGCACCCCATCGAGGGCTCCATCACTGTGTTCCGCAGCCTGGCGTCCAAGCTCAGCATCCCCACCTACGGCCTACAGTGCACTCGAG CCGCGCCCCTGGACAGCATCCAGAGTCTGGCCGCCTACTACATCGAGTGCATCAGGCAGGTGCAGCCGGAGGGGCCCTACCGCATCGCCGGCTATTCCTACGGGGCCTGCGTGGCCTTCGAGATGTGCTCGCAGCTGCAGGCCGCGCAGCAGGGCCCCACCCCCGCGCACAACAGCCTCTTCTTGTTCGACGGTTCGCACACCTATGTGCTGGCCTACACACAG AGCTACCGCGCGAAGCTGACCCCTGGCTGTgaggccgaggccgaggccgaggccATGTGCTTCTTCGTGCAGCAGTTCACTGACATGGAACACAACAGG GTCCTGGAGGCACTGCTGCCCCTCAAGGGCCTGGAGGAGCGCGTGGCGGCCACCGTGGACCTGATCACGCGCAGCCACGCGGGCCTGGACCCCCGCGAGCTGAGCTTCGCGGCACGCTCCTTCTACCACAAGCTGCGCGCGGCCGAGCAGTACATCCCCCGGGACACCTACCACGGCAACGTGACGCTGCTGCGCACCAAGACGGGCAGCGTGTACGGCGAGGGCCTGGGCGCCGACTACAACCTGTCCCAGGTGTGCGACGGCAAGGTGTCCGTGCACGTGATCGAGGGGGACCACCGCACGCTGCTGGAGGGCAGCGGCCTGGAGACTATCCTCAGCATCATCCACAGCTCCCTGGCCGAGCCGCGCGTCAGCGTCCGGGAGGGCTAA